In Perognathus longimembris pacificus isolate PPM17 chromosome 3, ASM2315922v1, whole genome shotgun sequence, a single window of DNA contains:
- the Lrrc75b gene encoding leucine-rich repeat-containing protein 75B produces the protein MGARLGRRAGPEAGSEARAAAGGGPAPYERRVRWLREIQSTLHERQPERAQQLLRVLSQDLGLEGTLLTDILYRNVAFLNLVDPISHDLLVNLARDLQCPKKDGELWKSSDKICRQLIYHLTPHSKRQRGPSLPRRKSHSSFKSGFQKTLLAGETVDLSGIPLSARDVQHITRYLGSHGAELVVLDLSFTELNDELLHLLLPSLWTLPRLTQLLLNGNRLTRATARELTEAVKDTTKFPALAWVDLGNNVDVASLPQPLLVGLRRRLSQRASLPTIYEGQDFEPGGGVVGVTVVASTWGSAAAKLGSESQACCAR, from the exons CGCGGCTGGGCCGGCGGGCAGGACCCGAGGCGGGCTCTGaagcccgggcggcggcgggcggcgggcccgCGCCCTATGAGCGCCGAGTGCGCTGGCTCCGGGAGATCCAGTCCACGCTCCACGAGCGGCAGCCCGAGCGCGCCCAGCAGCTGCTGCGCGTCCTGAGCCAG GACCTGGGCCTTGAGGGGACCCTTCTCACTGACATCCTCTATAGGAACGTGGCCTTCCTCAATCTGGTGGATCCTATCTCCCATGACCTGTTGGTAAACCTAGCCCGGGACCTGCAGTGCCCCAAGAAG GACGGTGAGCTCTGGAAGTCCTCAGACAAGATCTGCCGGCAGCTCATCTACCACCTCACCCCTCACTCCAAGAGGCAGCGAGGACCCAGCCTGCCCCGAAGGAAGAGCCACAGCAG CTTCAAGAGTGGCTTCCAGAAGACACTGCTGGCTGGGGAGACTGTAGATCTTTCGGGCATCCCACTGTCTGCTCGAGACGTGCAGCATATAACCCGCTACCTGGGCAGCCATGGCGCTGAGCTGGTGGTGCTGGACTTGAGCTTCACAGAACTGAATGATGAGCTCTTGCATCTGTTACTGCCCAGCCTGTGGACACTGCCCCGCCTcacccagctcctgctcaatGGCAATCGACTGACGCGAGCCACCGCCCGAGAGCTCACGGAAGCTGTCAAGGACACCACCAAGTTCCCCGCATTAGCCTGGGTAGACCTGGGCAACAATGTGGACGTGGCCTCgctgccccagcccctgctcgTTGGCTTGCGTCGGCGACTGAGCCAGCGTGCCTCACTTCCCACCATCTATGAAGGCCAAGACTTCGAGCCTGGAGGTGGTGTGGTGGGGGTGACTGTGGTTGCCTCCACCTGGGGCTCTGCAGCTGCCAAGCTAGGGTCTGAGTCCCAGGCTTGCTGTGCCAGGTGA